The DNA window CCTCGGCGTACTCGCGGTCGTACCACAGCGGGTTGTCGTCCAGCGTCGCGATGACCCAGCGCCGGACCTCGCTGGTCGTGACCTCGTCGACGGCCTGCCGCGGCCGCGACTCGTTCCCGACCATCTTCTCGATCTCAGGGGTGACGACTCGTTCGACTGCCATGACGGCCTTTCTCTCCTTAGATGACGCCCTGATCTTTGAGGGCTTCCATGCCGGCCTCGTCGTAGCCGAGGAGGTCGCCGAGGATCTCGGCGTTGTGCTCGCCCAGCAACGGCGCGTACGTCGGTGGCCGCTGCTCCTCGCCGACGAAGCGCAGGCGCGGAGTGAGGACGGTCATCTTCCCCAGGCGCGGGTCGTCGATCTCGTGCAGGACGTTGCGCTCGCGCAGGTAGGGGTGGTTGGCGACCTCGATCGTGCTGTACGCCGGACTGCAGGGGACGCCCGCGTCGCCGAGGATGCGGAACGCCTCTTCCTTCGTGTGCTGCTTGAGCCACTTCGAGAAGATCGCGTCGAGCTCGTCCTTGTGGTCGCTGCGGGCTCCCTCGGTGGCGAATCGTGGATCGTCGACGAGGTGGGGTTCTCCGATCTCGTTGGCGAGACGTTGCCAGTGCGCGGGGAGGTCGGCCTGGAGGTAGAACCAGCCGTCCTTGGCCTCGTAGCACTCGTGGAACGCCGGGCCGGCCTCGCCGGTGGAGTGCCCGTCGCCGGCTCTCAGCTCGCGCTCGCGTGGGGCAATGCCGGTCATGAGGACGTACATCACGTCGAACGCGACCTGGCCGACCATGCAGTCGACCATGCTGATGTCGACGTGCCTGCCCTTGCCGGTGGTCTGGCGTCCGAGGAGCGCGGCCATGATCCCGATCGCAGCGTGCGTCCCGGCGGCGATGTCGGGCGAGGCGCCGGGGGTCGGGGTGGGCGGGCCGCCCTCGAACCGGTTCATGTGCTGCACGCCGGTGAACGCGGTGATGACCGACGCGTGCGCGGTGCGTTGGGAGAGGCTGGTGTTCTGGCCGAACCCGGTGATCGAGGCGAGGACGATGCCTTCGTTGATGCTTCTGAGCGTCTCGAAGTCGAGGCCGGCCTTGCCCATGACGTTCGGTCGGAAGTTCTCCAGCACGACGTCGGACTGCTCGACCAGCTTCTTGAAGATGGCGTTGCCCTCGGGCTGCCAGATGTCGAGGGTGAGGCTCTTGCGGTACATGTTCCAGGCGAGGAACCTCAGCCCGGTGTCCCCCGGCCCGCCCCTTGGGCGCCTGGCGTGGTCGCCTCGTCCGGGCTTCTCGATCTTGATGACCTCGGCGCCGAGCTCTCCGAGGAGGAGGGCGCAGTAGGGCCCGGAGAGGACCCTGGTCAGATCGAGGACGCGGATGCCTTCGAGGGGTCCGCTGTAGTCGGTTTCCGGCATCGGCCGCATCTCCCAACCCGCGTTGAGCAGAGACCTGACGTCCCCCGTGCGACCCGTGCCAGCCGAGCTCGTGATGGCCACGTTCCGTGGCCGGATCAATCGTCGCTGTACACGATATAGAATATCGTAGCTACGACAGATGGCCTCCACAAGCGAATCAGAAGATTGCCTGGGCGAACGGGTCGAGTGGATGGTCGAGCGATGGAATGCCCCGCCCCACAGCCGATCGCAGCCCAGACCAGCGCATCGTGGAGCCAACGCGGCGAGCGGGCGACGCCTGCGAATCCAGAGACCGATCGCTTAGCGGGCTACTCCACCCATCCACAGCCGCCGCCGACTTCACCCACCGAACTGGGGTTCTGCAACGTGGCAACAGCCCGCCGAACCCCATTCCCGTGGGTGAAGTGCAACCACATGGGGATGTTCCGACCGTGCGACCGCTCGCGCAAGTGGCACCACGCGATGAGCGACTCATCGCGTTGGCGCCGCTCGACCATCCAGCTGCAGGGCGCCGAACCGCGGCCGTCCACAGCCGGCGGCCACTTCACCCACCGAAGTGGGGTTCTGCAACGTGGCAACAGCCCGTCGAACCCCGTTCCCGTGGGTGAAGTGCGGCGCGGGTCAGTGGGTCAGCTGTTGTTCGCGGAAGCGCGCCGCCGTCATGACGTGGTCCGACATCAGGTCGGCCGCGGCGGCAGCGTCGCGGGAGGCGAAGGCTTCGATGATCTTGGCGTGCTGGGCCACCAGGACCTTGGTGATCCGCGGCTGGTCCCACATCGTCACGGTCGGCGGAATCAACCGCCAGAGGGAGTTGATGTGCTCGGCGACGATGGTCGATCCGCTGGAATAGATGGCGAAATGCAGCGTCTTGTTCAGCTGCGCCAGCTCACCACCGGAGAGCTTCGTCCGCCCCCGCGAAAGCTCGCGGTGCAGCTTCTGGACGAGCTCCAAAGTTCCGCTGTCGTCTGCCAAGCGCTCGACCGCGAGCCGTGTAGCCAACGACTCCATCGTGGCGCGCAGCAGGTACAGATCGCGCACCCGTTCCGCGGACATTCCCGCGACGGTCGCGCCACGGTGCGGCGAGTAGCTGATCGTGCCCTCGGCCTGCAACAGCCGCAAAGCCTCGCGAACGGGCGTGGGGCTCACGCCGTAACGAGCCGCCAGGTCGGTCTGCTTCAAAGACTCACCAGGAATGATCGCCCCGCTGGCGATCTCGCCGCGCATGCGGTCCAGCACGTACGCGGTCTTGCTCATGGGCGGACCGGGATGCTCCATCGCGTCGGTCGAGCTCATGACCGCTTTCCTCTCCCGTATTGAACCCACTCGTCAAGCTGTGCAATGTAGTCTATAGCAAATGCCGGAGGGAGCGGCCGTCCACGGGGACCGAGCGTGGAGGTGACTGCGCGAGATGCTCCTTGAGGTCAAGGACCTGCGGACGCACTTCGACAGCGAAGGCAACGACGTCAAGGCCGTCGACGGCGTTTCGTTCGATGTCGAACGTGGTGAAACACTCAGCCTGGTTGGCGAAAGCGGCAGCGGTAAGAGCGTGAGCGGACTGTCGATCATGCGACTCGTCCCCTCCCCACCAGGAAGGATCCTGGGCGGCCAGGTCCTGTTCGACGGCGTCGACCTGCTCAAGCTGGACGCCAAGCACATGCGCCGCATCCGCGGCAAGGAGATCGCGATGATCTTCCAGGAGCCGATGACCTCGCTCAACCCGGTGCTGTCCATCGGCCGACAGCTCACCGAGGTCCTCCGGCTCCACCAGAACGCGACCCGCACCGAAGCACGCAAGAGAGCAATAGAGCTCCTCGGCCAGGTACAGATCTCCGATCCCGAGCAACGCCTCAGCCAGTACCCCCACCACCTCAGCGGCGGCATGCGGCAACGCGTGATGTTCGCGATGGCGTTGGCCTGCCGCCCGAAGCTGATCCTCGCCGACGAGCCGACCACCGCGCTCGACGTCACGATCCAGGCGCAGATCCTCGAGCTGATGAGCGAGCTCAGCGCCCAGGCGGGCGTCGCGATGATCATCATCACGCACAACCTCGGCGTCGTCGCGCGGTACGCCCAGCGAGTGAACGTCATGTACGCCGGCAAGATCGTCGAGCAAGCCACGACCAAGGAGCTGTTCGCGAACCCGCGCCACCCGTACACGCTCGGACTGATGCGCTCCGTCCCCCGGCTCGACATGGAACGAACGGCGAAGCTCGAGCCGATCCAAGGCAGCCCACCCGACCTCGGCGATCTGCCGCCGGGCTGCGCCTACCACCCGCGCTGCCCGTTCGTCATGGACCGCTGCAAGACCGAGACGCCACCCTTGGTCCAAGTGGGAACAGGCCACCTGTCCGCTTGCTGGGCCGCCGACCGGCTGGGCGAGCGCGCCAAAGAGCCAGTACGGGAGGCATCGTGAAGCTGACCGCCCCCACCCAGAAGCCCGCCGACACCGAGACCGCGGCGGCCCCGCTGGTCGACGTCCGCGGACTCCAGATGCACTTCCCGATCACGACCGGCGGCCTCCTCCCCCGCAAGCGCGGCGTGATCAAGGCCGTCGACGACGTCAGCTTCACGATCGGCCGCGGCGAGACGCTCGGCCTGGTCGGCGAGTCCGGCTCGGGCAAGACGACCGTGGGGCGCTGCCTGCTGCTGATGTACAAGCCGACGGGCGGCCAGGTCCTGTTCGACGGAACGGACCTCAGCACGCTGCACGGCCACGGGCTGCACCAGTTCCGCAAGGACGCGCAGGTCATCTTCCAGGACCCGTTCAGCTCGCTCGACCCGCGGATGAACGTCGAGCAGATCCTCAGCGAGCCGTTCATCATCCACAAGCTGGCCAAGCGGCACGAACGCCGCGCCAAGGTGATCGAGCTGCTCGACACGGTAGGCATGGGCGCGCAGCTCGCGAGCCGCTACCCGCACGAGCTCAGCGGCGGCCAGAGGCAGCGCATCGCGATCGCGCGGGCGCTCGCGATCAACCCGCCGTTCATCATCTGCGACGAGCCCGTGTCCGCACTCGACGTGTCCGTCCAGGCGCAGGTGCTCAACCTGTTGGAGGAACTGCAGGACAAGCTCGGCCTCACCTATCTGTTCATCGCGCACGACCTTTCCGTCGTACGGCACATCGCCGACCGCGTCGCGATCATGTACCTCGGTCATCTGGTCGAGATCGCCGACCGCGACGAGGTCTTCCGCGAGCCGCTGCACCCGTACACGAAGGCGCTGATGTCTGCCGCGCTGATCCCGGACCCAATCCAGGAGGAACAGCGGCAGCGGATCATCCTCACCGGCGAGATACCGAGCCCCGCCAACAAGCCGAAGGGGTGCGTGTTCCACCAGCGCTGCCCGATCGCGATCGACGCGTGCAAGGAGCAGATGCCGCCCCTCCGCGAGGCCAAACCCGGCCGCTTCGTCGCCTGCATCCGCGCCTGACCCCGGCGGGGATAAGATCCACAACGCGGTCCCACTATGCATAAGGCAGGTGCGAGAGATGGGTCGTTCCACCGACGAGTACGAAGGCATGATCGCCGAGACGATCGCGGTCCCGGGACACGGCGGCGACCTGATCAACGCCTATCTCGCCAGACCCACCGGACCCGGACCGTTCCCCGCGATGGTGCTCTTCCACCACCGCCCCGGCTGGGACGAGTGGTACAAGGAGGCGACCCGCCGGTTCGCCCACCACGGGTACGTCACGATCTCTCCCGACCTGTTCTTCCGCTTCGGCCACGGCAGCCCGGACGATGTCGCCGCCCGCGCCCGCGCCGAGGGCGACGTCTCCGACGCACAGGTGATCGGCGACGGGCTCGCCAGCGTCGCGTACCTCCGCGCGCTGCCCAACACCACCGGCAAGGTCGGCGTCTTCGGAACGTGTTCCGGCGGGCGGCACGCGTACCTCACCGCCTGCAGCGGGAACGTCGACGCCGCCATCGACTGCTGGGGCGGGCGCGTCGTGATGGCGCCGGAGGACCTGAACGACAAGTACCCAGTCGCCCCGATCGACCTGACCAAGGACCTGAGCTGCCCGCTGCTCGGGCTGTTCGGCGAAGAGGACCACTCCCCCACGCTCGACCAGGTCGCCCAGCACGAGGCCGAGCTGAAGAAGCAGGGCAAGACCTACGAGTTCCACCGCTACCCGGGCGCCGGCCACGGCTTCTTCTACTACGACAAGCCGGCCGCCTACCGCGCCGAGGCCGCGGTCGACGGGTGGGCGAAGATCTGGGACTTCCTCCACACCAACCTCGCCGGCTAAATAAGACTCGCGGCGGACGCCACGCCAGAGCAGGAGCGCGGTGACCATCCGAAAACGGCCTGGCGATGACCACGGACGAGTCG is part of the Tenggerimyces flavus genome and encodes:
- a CDS encoding CaiB/BaiF CoA transferase family protein, whose amino-acid sequence is MPETDYSGPLEGIRVLDLTRVLSGPYCALLLGELGAEVIKIEKPGRGDHARRPRGGPGDTGLRFLAWNMYRKSLTLDIWQPEGNAIFKKLVEQSDVVLENFRPNVMGKAGLDFETLRSINEGIVLASITGFGQNTSLSQRTAHASVITAFTGVQHMNRFEGGPPTPTPGASPDIAAGTHAAIGIMAALLGRQTTGKGRHVDISMVDCMVGQVAFDVMYVLMTGIAPRERELRAGDGHSTGEAGPAFHECYEAKDGWFYLQADLPAHWQRLANEIGEPHLVDDPRFATEGARSDHKDELDAIFSKWLKQHTKEEAFRILGDAGVPCSPAYSTIEVANHPYLRERNVLHEIDDPRLGKMTVLTPRLRFVGEEQRPPTYAPLLGEHNAEILGDLLGYDEAGMEALKDQGVI
- a CDS encoding GntR family transcriptional regulator, with amino-acid sequence MSSTDAMEHPGPPMSKTAYVLDRMRGEIASGAIIPGESLKQTDLAARYGVSPTPVREALRLLQAEGTISYSPHRGATVAGMSAERVRDLYLLRATMESLATRLAVERLADDSGTLELVQKLHRELSRGRTKLSGGELAQLNKTLHFAIYSSGSTIVAEHINSLWRLIPPTVTMWDQPRITKVLVAQHAKIIEAFASRDAAAAADLMSDHVMTAARFREQQLTH
- a CDS encoding ABC transporter ATP-binding protein, producing MLLEVKDLRTHFDSEGNDVKAVDGVSFDVERGETLSLVGESGSGKSVSGLSIMRLVPSPPGRILGGQVLFDGVDLLKLDAKHMRRIRGKEIAMIFQEPMTSLNPVLSIGRQLTEVLRLHQNATRTEARKRAIELLGQVQISDPEQRLSQYPHHLSGGMRQRVMFAMALACRPKLILADEPTTALDVTIQAQILELMSELSAQAGVAMIIITHNLGVVARYAQRVNVMYAGKIVEQATTKELFANPRHPYTLGLMRSVPRLDMERTAKLEPIQGSPPDLGDLPPGCAYHPRCPFVMDRCKTETPPLVQVGTGHLSACWAADRLGERAKEPVREAS
- a CDS encoding ABC transporter ATP-binding protein, whose translation is MKLTAPTQKPADTETAAAPLVDVRGLQMHFPITTGGLLPRKRGVIKAVDDVSFTIGRGETLGLVGESGSGKTTVGRCLLLMYKPTGGQVLFDGTDLSTLHGHGLHQFRKDAQVIFQDPFSSLDPRMNVEQILSEPFIIHKLAKRHERRAKVIELLDTVGMGAQLASRYPHELSGGQRQRIAIARALAINPPFIICDEPVSALDVSVQAQVLNLLEELQDKLGLTYLFIAHDLSVVRHIADRVAIMYLGHLVEIADRDEVFREPLHPYTKALMSAALIPDPIQEEQRQRIILTGEIPSPANKPKGCVFHQRCPIAIDACKEQMPPLREAKPGRFVACIRA
- a CDS encoding dienelactone hydrolase family protein — protein: MGRSTDEYEGMIAETIAVPGHGGDLINAYLARPTGPGPFPAMVLFHHRPGWDEWYKEATRRFAHHGYVTISPDLFFRFGHGSPDDVAARARAEGDVSDAQVIGDGLASVAYLRALPNTTGKVGVFGTCSGGRHAYLTACSGNVDAAIDCWGGRVVMAPEDLNDKYPVAPIDLTKDLSCPLLGLFGEEDHSPTLDQVAQHEAELKKQGKTYEFHRYPGAGHGFFYYDKPAAYRAEAAVDGWAKIWDFLHTNLAG